Proteins encoded within one genomic window of Lynx canadensis isolate LIC74 chromosome B4, mLynCan4.pri.v2, whole genome shotgun sequence:
- the ATXN7L3B gene encoding ataxin-7-like protein 3B, with amino-acid sequence MEEISLANLDTNKLEAIAQEIYVDLIEDSCLGFCFEVHRAVKCGYFYLEFAETGSVKDFGIQPVEDKGACRLPLCSLPGESGNGPDQQLQRSPPEFQ; translated from the coding sequence ATGGAGGAAATTTCGTTGGCTAACCTGGATACTAACAAGCTAGAGGCCATCGCTCAGGAGATATACGTAGACCTAATAGAGGATTCTTGTTTGGGCTTCTGCTTTGAGGTGCATCGGGCAGTCAAGTGTGGCTACTTCTACCTGGAGTTCGCAGAAACTGGTAGCGTGAAGGATTTTGGCATTCAGCCTGTGGAAGATAAAGGAGCGTGCCGCCTTCCGCTTTGCTCCCTTCCCGGAGAATCTGGGAATGGGCCTGATCAGCAGCTGCAACGCTCACCCCCAGAATTCCAGTAG